In a genomic window of Zingiber officinale cultivar Zhangliang unplaced genomic scaffold, Zo_v1.1 ctg135, whole genome shotgun sequence:
- the LOC122036261 gene encoding protein TILLER ANGLE CONTROL 1-like isoform X2, with protein sequence MKIFNWVHRKLYPNVKYSHVSGKIDVYEGDEEEKLEILESLEKKALLFHDVLDSILTIGTLGSQVMFVSESDCAKEDELTGQEENYLEIEVTNEWTEVAPALVAGKPPSCIQTSELKFPVEVEEKKMEIVHETDTTEKIQEQPLLMEDKEKREQRTTLADLFAADAMMVNSLNEKPNKKTHVRLKQHSIIHEKKKMQNRKEAKWITATAKGNTKKTTRKIQKKVHPEMQGTR encoded by the exons ATGAAG ATCTTTAACTGGGTGCATCGAAAGTTGTACCCCAACGTCAAGTACAGCCATGTTTCTGGAAAGATAG ATGTTTACGAAGGAGACGAAGAAGAAAAGCTGGAAATTTTGGAAAGCTTGGAGAAAAAAGCTTTACTGTTTCATGATGTACTCGATAGTATTCTCACGATTGGCACCTTGGGCAGCCAGGTTATGTTTGTTTCAGAATCAGACTGTGCCAAAGAAGATGAACTCACAGGGCAAGAGGAAAATTATTTAGAGATAGAGGTAACGAACGAATGGACAGAAGTCGCACCAGCTCTGGTGGCAGGCAAGCCTCCATCTTGTATCCAGACATCAGAACTCAAATTTCCAGTTGAAGTAGAGGAAAAGAAAATGGAGATTGTCCACGAGACAGATACCACCGAGAAAATCCAAGAGCAGCCTCTGCTGATGGAGGACAAGGAGAAAAGAGAACAGAGGACGACGCTTGCTGATCTTTTTGCTGCCGATGCCATGATGGTGAACAGTCTAAATGAGAAACCAAACAAGAAAACACATGTTAGATTGAAGCAGCACTCAATTATCcatgagaagaagaagatgcagaaCAGGAAAGAAGCTAAGTGGATCACAGCTACCGCAAAAGGCAATACCAAGAAAACGACTAGGAAGATACAGAAG AAGGTCCACCCGGAGATGCAAGGCACGAGATGA
- the LOC122036261 gene encoding protein TILLER ANGLE CONTROL 1-like isoform X1 gives MKIFNWVHRKLYPNVKYSHVSGKIDVYEGDEEEKLEILESLEKKALLFHDVLDSILTIGTLGSQVMFVSESDCAKEDELTGQEENYLEIEVTNEWTEVAPALVAGKPPSCIQTSELKFPVEVEEKKMEIVHETDTTEKIQEQPLLMEDKEKREQRTTLADLFAADAMMVNSLNEKPNKKTHVRLKQHSIIHEKKKMQNRKEAKWITATAKGNTKKTTRKIQKLISKLLKKKVHPEMQGTR, from the exons ATGAAG ATCTTTAACTGGGTGCATCGAAAGTTGTACCCCAACGTCAAGTACAGCCATGTTTCTGGAAAGATAG ATGTTTACGAAGGAGACGAAGAAGAAAAGCTGGAAATTTTGGAAAGCTTGGAGAAAAAAGCTTTACTGTTTCATGATGTACTCGATAGTATTCTCACGATTGGCACCTTGGGCAGCCAGGTTATGTTTGTTTCAGAATCAGACTGTGCCAAAGAAGATGAACTCACAGGGCAAGAGGAAAATTATTTAGAGATAGAGGTAACGAACGAATGGACAGAAGTCGCACCAGCTCTGGTGGCAGGCAAGCCTCCATCTTGTATCCAGACATCAGAACTCAAATTTCCAGTTGAAGTAGAGGAAAAGAAAATGGAGATTGTCCACGAGACAGATACCACCGAGAAAATCCAAGAGCAGCCTCTGCTGATGGAGGACAAGGAGAAAAGAGAACAGAGGACGACGCTTGCTGATCTTTTTGCTGCCGATGCCATGATGGTGAACAGTCTAAATGAGAAACCAAACAAGAAAACACATGTTAGATTGAAGCAGCACTCAATTATCcatgagaagaagaagatgcagaaCAGGAAAGAAGCTAAGTGGATCACAGCTACCGCAAAAGGCAATACCAAGAAAACGACTAGGAAGATACAGAAG CTGATATCAAAATTGTTGAAGAAGAAGGTCCACCCGGAGATGCAAGGCACGAGATGA